In Dyella terrae, one DNA window encodes the following:
- a CDS encoding MFS transporter, giving the protein MPSGPTAIRATRLIFLLSGIAMSAWAPMVPYAKTRLGLDDAQLGLLLLAFGGGSMVSMPFVGWLSHRFGNRRVIVTCGLLLSLALPALATASHVITLLVALLYFGVMLGAVDVAMNAHAVEVERMERRVLMSGFHGLFSVGGLAGAAGMSAMLALGVPLMASSVVVTALIVVIVLTQRSGLLPGVARDDVKDSVFRVPGLLVILLGMLCFVSFLAEGSMLDWSAVFLRDFRGFTAAGAGIGYACFSVAMAAGRLTGDQVVQRIGPEWAVRGGALLAATGFLLAAGIAWPGASLFGFVLIGLGASNIVPVMFSAAGHMPGASPAISIATVTTLGYAGLLSGPALIGFISHGSSLPMALGTVSGMLMLVAGAARIVRPRQEKTA; this is encoded by the coding sequence ATGCCCTCAGGCCCGACCGCGATCCGGGCCACGCGACTCATCTTCCTGCTATCCGGCATCGCCATGTCGGCCTGGGCGCCCATGGTGCCTTACGCCAAGACGCGCCTCGGTCTGGACGACGCCCAGCTGGGCCTCCTCCTGCTGGCGTTTGGCGGTGGCTCGATGGTTTCAATGCCCTTCGTCGGCTGGCTGAGTCATCGCTTCGGCAACCGCCGGGTCATCGTCACCTGCGGCTTGTTGCTCAGCCTGGCCCTGCCGGCGCTGGCCACGGCCAGCCATGTGATCACTTTGCTGGTCGCCTTGCTCTACTTCGGCGTCATGCTTGGTGCGGTGGACGTGGCGATGAATGCGCATGCAGTGGAAGTGGAGCGCATGGAGCGACGCGTGCTGATGTCGGGCTTTCACGGGCTTTTCAGCGTAGGCGGCCTCGCTGGCGCAGCGGGGATGAGTGCCATGCTGGCGCTCGGCGTCCCTTTGATGGCCTCCAGTGTCGTGGTCACCGCGCTCATCGTCGTCATCGTGCTGACGCAACGTTCGGGATTGCTTCCGGGCGTCGCCAGGGACGACGTGAAAGACAGCGTGTTCCGGGTGCCGGGTCTGCTGGTCATTCTGCTGGGCATGCTGTGCTTCGTGAGTTTCCTGGCAGAAGGATCCATGCTTGACTGGAGTGCGGTGTTCCTCAGGGATTTCCGCGGCTTCACTGCGGCAGGCGCGGGCATTGGCTACGCCTGCTTCTCCGTTGCCATGGCCGCAGGACGCCTCACGGGCGACCAGGTCGTGCAGCGAATTGGTCCCGAGTGGGCCGTGCGAGGCGGTGCACTACTGGCAGCAACCGGCTTCCTTCTCGCAGCTGGCATCGCGTGGCCGGGAGCCTCCTTGTTCGGATTCGTGCTGATCGGCCTGGGCGCATCCAACATCGTGCCCGTTATGTTCAGTGCGGCCGGCCACATGCCGGGCGCCTCGCCGGCCATCTCCATCGCGACAGTGACGACGCTTGGCTATGCGGGTCTGCTTAGTGGTCCCGCCTTGATCGGTTTCATTTCGCACGGCAGCAGCCTGCCGATGGCGCTCGGCACAGTGTCCGGCATGCTCATGCTGGTCGCAGGCGCGGCGCGCATCGTACGCCCTCGTCAGGAGAAAACGGCATGA
- a CDS encoding HAD family hydrolase, which produces MIDTVVFDLGGVLIDWNPRHFFRPVFNDDEAMEHFLAHVCNQAWNEQQDAGRSWHEATAMLVSQFPEHQAMIEAYRTGWEKMLGGVFQDTIDILAELRAAGIRLYALTNWSHETFPIALERYEFLQWFEGIVVSGEEHLIKPDARIFDVLLQRYAIDPDRALYVDDSARNVDASRALGMRAWQFQGAGGFRDWLVAHGVLARAGGVP; this is translated from the coding sequence ATGATTGATACGGTGGTTTTCGATCTGGGTGGCGTTCTGATCGACTGGAACCCTCGCCACTTCTTCCGCCCGGTTTTCAACGACGACGAGGCGATGGAGCATTTTCTCGCGCACGTCTGCAATCAGGCATGGAACGAGCAGCAGGATGCTGGCCGCTCGTGGCATGAGGCGACGGCGATGTTGGTCAGCCAGTTCCCGGAGCACCAGGCGATGATCGAAGCCTATCGGACAGGATGGGAAAAGATGCTCGGCGGCGTGTTTCAGGACACGATCGATATCCTTGCCGAACTCCGCGCCGCGGGCATCCGCCTCTATGCGCTGACCAACTGGTCGCATGAAACCTTTCCTATCGCGCTGGAGCGCTACGAATTCCTGCAGTGGTTCGAAGGCATCGTGGTGTCGGGCGAGGAGCATCTGATCAAGCCAGACGCACGCATCTTCGACGTGCTGCTCCAGCGCTACGCTATCGATCCGGATCGGGCGTTGTATGTCGACGATTCGGCTCGCAACGTGGACGCGTCCCGCGCACTGGGTATGCGCGCGTGGCAGTTCCAGGGTGCGGGCGGCTTTCGGGATTGGCTTGTCGCGCATGGCGTTCTGGCCCGCGCAGGAGGCGTGCCATGA
- a CDS encoding DeoR/GlpR family DNA-binding transcription regulator, which yields MNTPVDALPEERQRLIIERLRQRGRVVAVELAREFDVSEDSIRRDLRELAAQGLCKRVYGGALPLSAAVAPLKERRQENVMRKQALARKAATLVRAGQILMIDAGTTNSAIAAALPDHLDLTVVTNAPDIAQVLMEREGFEILLIGGRIDPRVGATVGAQALQEIEQIRADICFPGACAMDAESGLWGFDSEETRLKRAMVRACGETVVVVTSDKINTVATYRIAETADVQHIVVEGDTDGSIVASLTARGPQVHRADEG from the coding sequence ATGAATACGCCCGTGGACGCGCTGCCGGAGGAGCGGCAGCGGTTGATCATCGAGCGTTTGCGTCAGCGAGGACGTGTTGTTGCCGTTGAGCTGGCTCGCGAGTTTGACGTTTCGGAAGATTCCATCAGACGAGATCTGCGCGAGCTCGCTGCGCAAGGTTTGTGCAAACGCGTCTACGGCGGTGCACTGCCGCTGTCTGCCGCGGTTGCTCCGCTGAAAGAGCGTCGCCAGGAAAACGTCATGCGCAAACAGGCGCTGGCGCGAAAGGCGGCGACGCTCGTGCGCGCCGGCCAGATCCTGATGATCGACGCGGGCACGACGAACTCCGCCATTGCCGCAGCCTTGCCAGACCATCTGGACCTGACGGTGGTCACCAATGCACCGGACATCGCGCAGGTCCTGATGGAGCGGGAAGGCTTCGAGATCCTGCTCATCGGGGGGCGCATTGATCCTCGTGTGGGTGCGACGGTCGGCGCTCAGGCTCTGCAGGAAATCGAACAGATTCGAGCGGACATTTGCTTTCCTGGCGCCTGCGCCATGGATGCCGAGAGTGGCCTGTGGGGATTCGACAGCGAGGAGACGCGGCTCAAGCGCGCCATGGTCCGTGCGTGCGGCGAAACGGTCGTGGTCGTCACGTCGGACAAAATCAACACGGTGGCCACTTATCGCATCGCAGAGACCGCCGATGTCCAGCACATCGTCGTGGAAGGCGATACGGATGGGTCGATCGTCGCATCACTGACCGCGCGGGGACCGCAGGTGCATCGCGCCGATGAGGGGTGA